CTCCCACACCCGTCGCTGGGCAACCCCTTCCTTGCTCGTCTCCGCCGCCTCCATCGACACTCCCACCGATCCCATCGACTTCTACTACACAATCGACGCCAACCCCGACGTCTGGCTCGTCGCCGGTCCGCGCCGCGCACAATTTTCCGCAAAAGAAGATGAAGTCATGGAGTGGGATATCGTACTTATCCCGTTAAGAGCAGGGAATGCGTTGATGCCTAATGTGGAGGTTAGGGCGAAGGTGAAGCCCAAGGATGAGAGTGCGAAGAAGGGCGACGAGGCGGAGCCGCTGAATTGCGAGACGGATTATTGGAGTTATGGcgatgttgttgttgtggtgCCGGATGTGGGGACGAGTACGGTGGGGTTTGGGGGGATGGAAATGGGTGGGAGGGGTGTGGTTTGGTTGGAGAGTTGTGGGTTGGGATAGGTGGGGTGGGGAGTTGtagttgttgtaggtgaggaTGGACGTGTTTTTGTGTGCTGCATGTTAGAAGAGAAGAAGTGCGGATGATAGCTTTGAGGAGTCATGTATATTAGTATGAATGAGTGAGTTGAAATTCCCTCACCATCTGCATCTTCCCGCGTGTCTTACATACAAAACCTGCACTTTCTTACAAGGATTCCATGATAGTGCCATCCCTCCTCCACTTGAAACACAAAGATGGAATCATTGCTGCATCGAAAAGTACCCGGACAACGCGACCAACATGGTCGACTTCGCAGGTTGACGACAAGGTCAATGCGTAAATTGCCGCTTTGGTGCAGTCATTGCCGATAACACGGAAGGTCGGAAGGAGCACATGAATCTATGAGACTCAACACAAGTTACCGCATTAAGAAGCAAAAGGCAAAACACATGACATCACGGAGCAAAAGCATGTACCACGAACTGAACTACCCCTAAGCCGCCTCCATCTTTGATTCTTACTTGTCATGCAATCCGATGCTACAAACTATACCGCCATCAAGCGTCAAAACATGACTTACTTAGCCTACAATGTATATTCAcgtctctctctctctcttcaTTCTCTCTCTATAATACATTTCATGTGTGGTACCTACCTACCAGCGACGACCCATGCTTTCCCAACCAACCAAGCCAAGCCATGCCCAATCCTGAAAGATCAAATAACTACAGCCCAGCCCACCGAGATTTCCAAGCATGCTTATAATGCGCCGAGGAACACCAAAGTTTATGCATCGCTGCGAACAATGACTGAAGCCAACACATACACACTCACTCACTGACTTGCCCATCCTATTCTTTGCAAATTTCATGTCCCATTCTTTAGATCATACCGGCCATGCCGCTTGACGCGTACGCCATGGGTTTGATGTTTGGATGTGCGACGGCGTCGAATTGGGTGAATTTGAGCTTGTATTCTGGGCCAATTTTGATGAAGGCGCCCTTGTTGTGGGTGCTGTCGCAGTAGTTTGGTGCTGAGAAGACGGTGATGCAGCGGCCGTCGTGTTCGACTTCGTAGCCCTCCATGCGGACTTCGTGGGATCGGATAATAGCTTCGAGACCGTTGTTTTCGCAGAAGCGCTTGGTGATGTCCGGGCCGAATTGTAGGCCTACGCCGCGCTTGCTGGGTCCTCTACCGGGGTTCGTTTGCGGGTCGGTCCAGAGCATCTCCATCATGAGGCCGGATTGTCCTGGCTGTCGCTGCTTGAATCGATTGAGTTTCCTTACGTCGTCAAGAGTGACCTTGTCATCTGAGAAAAGACCGCCATGAAGCACAAAGTACTTCTTGCCGATCAGCGTCGCCAGAGGAAGAGCGGAGAAGGACTCTGAAAAGAGCTTGAAGACGCGCTCCGTGTACTTTGCCTTGCACTCGCCCTCGAAACCATACATTCTGTTCATGTCGTCCGTCTCGTGGTTGCCGCGGTTCAGGAAGAAGGAGTTGGGGTATAGCCACTTATAGGCGTACAAGAGGAGTGCGATTTCGGTAGACCAGGAGCCTCGATCGACAAAGTCGCCGTTGAATAGGAATGCGTGCTTCTCGGATGGCTTTCCTGCAAGACGGAAGATCTCCATTAGGTCGAAGAATTGACCTGATAAAGTTAGCAAGCCATTTCGCCAGCACAGTTTTATCCAGCAACCTACCGTGTGTGTCTCCGCATACAGTAATCTCCTGGCCTTCGGGAATGTCGTGCTCGACCATAGTCGGCTCCTTCTTTACAATGTCCATGACGGCGATGATGATCTGGTAGACGTACTTCTTCGCCAGCTTCTTTCCGTTCTTGAACCTCTCAATCATGTCCTCAATGAACTCTAGTGTCATCTTGTCTTCCAGCTTGGCGCCATCATAAGAAGCGTCCACCATCATATGTTCCAGATCGAGGCCCTCGGCCGCCGAGGGCGCATCTTCGACTTCGATGGCTTTGAGGAAGGCATCTCGCTTGACAACCTTTTCGCACTCGACCATGCGCAGCTTCGCATTCGCATCGTTGGGCGCCTTCTTGACGACAAGCTTCCAGTCGCGGAGAGCTTCACGGTGTTTGAGGATGGCAGTGTTCGCCGAGGCGCGACGGTAAAAAGCCTGGTGCTGCGATGAGCATTACGTCGACTGAGTAAGGTGGCGATTATAGTACCTTGACATTATTGGGGTCGAGTTCAATAGCCGTGTCGGCATCTTGGATTGCGTAACCATACTGTTCGAGCTTGATATATGTCTGTAAAACAGTTCAGCATCTGTCTGATGTATAGTGTGCAGTGAGTGGGCTGTCAACATACCTGGGCGCGATTGGTGTAGAAGGAGGGCTCTGCATTATATGCTTCTATGGCCTTTGTGTAAAACTCGAGGGCCTTGTCCCATTCCTGATTGCGAAAGGCATTGTTGCCCTGGTCCTTGAGCTTGGTAGCTTCCTCTAAGCCCCCCATGATGTTTCGATGTGATGCGGGACGCACTGGGGATTGCGAGGCACAAGGCGAAGGCGCGACTGACACAGCTGCACCTGCAGGCTGATGGGAAAGGAAGCTGCGTTCCCTGCGCGGAGGAAAGTGGATTGCTTGATAACAAACAAACAGTGACGCAGGATAAAAAGCGTGAGAACGTGTCGCTGTACCGCCCGCCAAAAGTTATCAAGCAATTCGGTCCCGCCTTCTCGCCTCGCCTTACCAGTTGCCACTAACCCCTCCACGGCTGCATCCACCAACCAGCGTCCTCGGCGGTCGACTATCCATCATGGCACGCAAGGGTCGCGCAACCATAAAGACGCCTGACAAGTACATCACTGTCGATTCGGATAGTGGAGAGGAGAGTCCTTCTGTCGTCGTCTCCAAACAGAGGAGTCGCAGAAAGTCAACTAGACCTGAGGGGGAGAACGTCGATCCCGTGGCTTCGCGTGATGGCCTAAACCTCTCTAAAGCGCCAGGTCCACAAGACGGCCGCCGTCAGCCTCGCCAAGATGCCCGAACCGGGGGACAAAGCACCTCACTTGCGGGTTCGCTGTTTCCAGACAACCATAGCGACGCGGATTTTCCCTCCATCCAACCTACCCACACTACACTCTCTTTTGCAACCGATTCTCAAAACCAGCCAAAATCGTCCTCTCGCGCTGAGACATCTGCAAGACGTGTGCGCACTACTGGCCCAGCACGCGGTCAAGGTCGCGACAACACTGACGATTCCGACATGTCCAACAAACCTATCCAGGGTGGCGCCTACATTCCGCCTAATCAGCAACGCAACATGCGCGCCTGCATGGTCTGCTCCGTTGTTCGAACCCAGCAGCAGTTCCTGACCGAAGGCTGCCCCAACTGCGAAGACGTCCTCGAGCTCGCCGGCAACCCTGAACAGATCAACGACTGCACATCCCAGGTCTTCGATGGCCTCATCTCAGTTTCGGATACCTCCAGGAGCTGGGTTGCCAGATATCAACGTCTCGAGGGCTACAGGCCAGGTGTCTATGCTACCCAAGTCGAAGGCATTCTTCCGGAAGACGTTATTGGCCTTGTGGAGAGCGCCGGCATCAACTACGTCCCCAGGGACGGCAGCGAGCAGGACACACTTCCCCGAGACTAGAAGTCTAATCATACTGAACACGAGCGACGGAGTTATGGGGAAAAACGTTATAGTCTTTGGAAATTGCATTTCAAATGAAAGTATACAGGTATTCCGAGCATCAATCCAACTAATTTCACTTATTGACCGCTCTACACATGCGCTTGAAtgacataaaatacttgacacACTAGGGTACCAAGGCCACTCTAGGCGCCAGACATGCCTATTAGGTGCTTACCTACACTATCGATTATTCTATGTTACCTAGGTGCAGGCACCTATAACGTGTCGAATGAAGCCTTGGCTCAGTTGGATCTCAACCTTGGATCTAGACTTAACGAAAATATCTGTACTAGAATTTAACTTAATAAAGACTGCTGCTCAACCTTAGATGGTACTGTTGCCTGGAGACTGGAGAGGATAAATTTCGCGCAGTGCAGGCACTTGATCACAGAAAACTTCATCTTGAATATGCAATTTACCAGCTAGGTTGTCCTCCGTTCTGCGAGACGATCCTGAATACCGAAGCTCACCAGTTCTGGGAACACGCTATGTGTGTACATGGGGTGCTACCTTTTTGCTCTACCACGATCACGGAATGCGGAGATGCCGAGGATGGCGGTGCCTGCATCGAGACCAACTGGGGTTGGCGCTTAGCTTGGTAACTTAAGTGGGGCACGCCGCGGTGATGAAATCGGACCACAACCACATATCTATCCCTCAACTTACAATTGACTTCACTACCGCACCGAACTTACCAATTCCCCCATGTCTACAAAATCCCATGTTTACCGACACGAAGATCTCATCGATGCCACAAGGCCAatcctcttctcctccttGGTTATCAGTTGGTTCGTATAGAGCTGTCAATAATCTTGTGTGCCAGCATATCGGTATATTATCGATCTACTACGCGCATGTTGATTTATCTTGGTAGTTGAGATCGTGTGCGAAGATTGTCTGAGCGCAGCTTCGGCTTCTTATACCCGAGGAGCGCACCCAGCATCTGTGTGCTCGCACGGAAATCGTATCGTAAGGTTTTACGTATGAACACGCATACAGCTCCTTGGCATGTCCTTGTTCCTTGCTTTTTCTTGCTATGTTTGCATCAGTGTGGTTTGGAAGCTCTCCATGATTTCGTTATACCTAATGTTTATCCCTAGTGTTAAAAAGGCAGTCTCCCCCGCCCTCTTTCTCTGTGTGTGTGTCCGTGTACATAAGTATATATGTGTGTACTTGGCCAAAATTGAGGCAACTATACCGATGTGTTGCGGTGATATGCTTACATCCGATGAAGGTCCTTTTGCAGTATGTAGATCTAACACTATAGTGGTGATTATCTATAGTACCACATCTATGTATTTATATCGCACCCTCACCTACTGATTATCCTATATCGACAAACTCAAAAATCCTATCTTCACGATAGGAGGCCTCCTCATCTCTCATCTGTTCCACAAGCCATTTCCAATTTGCAAAATCGTCAAGTCGACTCTTTCACCATGAAGCTCTCCGTTGTCGCTGCAATCTGCCTCGCATCCTCGGCGGCGGCAAAGTGTACAGATACCAGATCGTGTACAGGCAACGTACGCATTCATCCCATCACCGTAGAAGAGCAAGAGACTAACAAAGTACTCCATAGCCTGCTTTTCCTTTATGTTTGCCTGGACAGGGCGACAGCTGCGCTTGGCTCGGTTCGCGAACCCCATGTGGGTCACACCAAACATGCCAGGATGTCGGCTGTGTAAGTATCTATTTTCCATGTAGATTGATGTAGCATTGGTAATCTGACAGGATTCTTCTAGCTCGATTGCTCAATCCGAGAGGACGGCGTTCGCGCCTGTGTGACTTGTTCTGTCCAATGCTGCGATCCCTAGTCGAGGAACGTATACGACTAAAAAGCCGTTTCTATGCAAGTGTTCTTAGTACTTTCGGGAAAAAGAGATGGACACTTAGTGGTTACATGACGCGGGTGGCCAGCGACGTACTTATCAAGAGGCAGTAGCAGCAGCTGTGCATACACAGACATTAGAAACGATAGTATTAAGGCAATCGTGTCACCGAACGAAAATGGGAATTCTGAATATAAGACGGTGCTGGCGCAGTTGAATCACCTTCCGAGATCCACTACGATTTCACTCCACAACTCGGCACTCGCGGATAAATATTGAGGCAAATCTAACGCGAATGAAAATTTGGCGATTATTCTTTATGTTATTGGTAGGAACTATGGTGCAGGCAGAAGGTACGATACCTACGGAGTCACTCACCACGAGTGACGGACGCGGTCAGACTCTGGCGACATCATTTTCAGTAGTGATACTCCCATCTCATAATATTCTTTCCTCGTCGGGTGACAAATTTCCGGATATTGCAACTGACCCAGATTGCAACGTCTCCGAGAATCGTCCCATGCTTCCCATAGCACATCGTGCACCTTGTCGTTAGGCGTACTGCATATGATAAGATTCCAGAACGCTCTCATGGATTCCTGGACCTTTATTTTGCCCAGCCACGGATATGGGTTTGTCTCTCACCATCCGATGATGGTAGACGTCCACCGTGTACTACCTGATGGCAATCGCACTTGTTCGCCGTACCACCCTATCACATCCAAACAGAATTTGGGCAACGAAGGATCGTGGTGGATAGATTGGGCGGGGTTGATGATAGTTGCGCAGATCTTCTTCTCGTCTCTTCGATCTATCATCGTCTTCTCATTCCGTACGAAGTACCCGTGAACTTTGCGGACGAGGTTCGATTGTTCCAGAAGATCTGCACGTTCAGAGTCGCAAAGGATCGTGTTCGTGCTGCTTGATGGGGAGATGTTGTAAAGAGCCGCATTCAGCTCATCGAAGTTCGCGCCAAACGTCATTGCGAGGATTTCGATGAGGAAGCGACGCACCTGCTCGGTCTTACACTGCGGCGGTTGAGCTTGTGATGGAGCATAGTACTTGGTATCAATTTCGACGATGTCTTTATACTCTGGTGGCGGTGTTGAGAGTGGCTTCTGATGCTCTGTTGGCGATGAGGTGTGTGAAGGAGGAAGACGTGATATTCGGAAGCGACCTAGACGGCCTAGACTGAACGTTGGCATAACGGCAATATCTTAATGCAACTGGAGTGACTTTGGAGAAAGCAGGACAAGGATAGGAATAAAGAGAATAAGAGCAAGGTTTTGTACATCTGATGAGAGGGCACTAGTCAGTGTAACCATGGTTCATGGTCGCTTAGGTCAGCAAAGAGGGGCCTTGTACCAAGGTAAGTTAAAGTACGCGCGGGTTCAATCACATGAAGGTAAACGAGAAGTGACTAATTGGAATTTTTTGTTGGCTTTTCTCGGACGATACGAGCTACCTATGCTACctgtcggccatagggcttatcccttggctcctccttaggcaaccaggcagccacccatttacccgctagtacctttacggcctagctccttcaCTCCCTCTTCCCACTGCGCATATAGACCTCTTTCCAATAGCTCTAATACAAcatgattctccccaaccttgacgcttgacaggttatgagccctCACCCGCTCCCGTAGTCGCTCACGATAATTCTATCAGATATTTTGACGACCCGCGCGCCTCATCACAATCGCCACCCCGCAACTTGCAGCTCATCGATCGCTTGGACGACAACGAGCTCTCCGCTGCTCACCAAAAAATCGCCAGCCGAACGATCTTCGACGTCCGCCGCGATGGCAACTCACACCTCCTCCACAGCTGTCACCGCGCGCCTTGCAGCCGACGGCAAAAACTGGAAGGACTGGATTAAACAACTTATCAATTACGCAGCCGCTGATGGCGCTGTAGCCGTCCTAGATGGGGCTCCGCGCCCAGAATTTGACGCTACAGACGACATGTATCGCATCACCGCCATGCAGCGCCCAATCACTCATCCTTCAGGCACCTCAGCAGACGTTATCCAAGCCGAGCTTAACCGTATCGGCAAGCTTAACAAGACTATAGGACCGTTTAACAATGAGGCTCGACAGCTACTTAAAGAGAACAAGCTTGCGCTTGACTCATGGGTCGCCCGAGATGCCCGACTCCAAAACACCATACTCTCATCCATTGACAAGCCTCTCGTAGCTCAGGTGCGCACATGCCCTACCGCCCACGACATGTACAAGGCTCTCAAGGACCTCAACAGCAACGGTGACTACGCCAATGCTGCTCCCGCGTGGACTGCCTTCATCGACCTCCGCGCTAAGACCCAACCCACAGTCCGCAGCTATATTGGACAGTTTCGCGAGACGATTAATGACATCACGGTACAAGGCATCACACTTGGATGGAAGAAGCCTTCAGCAGTACCTGGTACATCCGCTGACCGCGACGTCGAAGACCTGCTCATCATCCACTTCCTTCACGGCTTAGCTCGTGTACTCCCACAGTGGGTAGAAGCTCGCAATAACGACCTCCGCCAAGGCCATACATGGTCTATCGACACGCTCGTCGCGTCTCTCGAGGATCACCTACGCCATGCCCCAGATGAGCCCGTGAAGACTTTTCTCCCCGTCTCTAAACAAGCGGAGGAGAAGCGCGTTCTCACACGCCTAAACGGCCGCGGCAAtggcaacaacaacaaccagAACTCTACTCCTCCGTCTCTGACGACGCGCAATAGCACCCAACAGAAGCGTACTCATCAGCCTGTTGGATTTGACACTAACTATATCTAGTGATTACATACATGATCCGGAGACAAGTACTGATGTCGAATGCGGAACGACGTGCAGCACTGCGGACGGCAGAAGGATTTTGGTATCAAAGCGCGATACAGACTATTCGTATGGATGGCCTGGATTGTATGTGAGCTCGCGAAAGAGCTGGAGAGCGTTGTGGCTGTGGTACAAAGGCGCAGGATAGACTGTTTGTATGTATAGTCTGAGTTGTGTGTGGGCTACTGGAAGAGCGCTGTGGCTGTGGTTGTGGTGTTCACGGTAGCGGCCAGGTGTGAAGCTGCATTGCAGTCTACCGCAGCTCGTTTGGTGTGCTTCCGAGATGTTGAGAGTCCAAACATGGGCTATAGCTGGAAGCTACACAGCTTGTGAGGAAGAGGTTTCTCGGGTTTTTTACGGTCTCGGGGGACTACATAGGTGAGGAGGAGAAGGTTTCTCAGATTGTTCGCGGTCTCGGGAGACGACACGGTGAAGAGCGGAAGCTGAGATAGGTAGCTCAGCTGCGGTTGAAAGGTACGACGACTTCGCTGATAGGGCCGTTGATAGGGCACTCTGGATGTCTTCGCCAAACCGTAAGAATCGATGTGTGAGCTGAGACGAGCTGCACTCTCGGTGCTGTCCTAGATAGTGAGTAAGAACAACCCCCCGTTTGCACCACTCCCTTTCGTTATTGAGAGTGGCCCCAGGCCTAACCACGGGGAGGCGGGGGACAAGGCCCATAAGAATGACAATAGTAAAAGATGTAGGGGATACAAAAGAAAGGTGATACAGGTAGTGAACAGAAAAGAAAATTAAGATGATGAGGGAATCCGTTTTCGAACCGTCCGGCCACCAACCTCAACCCCAAGCCCAGTCCCAAGCCCGGAGGACTGGACAAAGCCCATGACCTTGGCCTCGTCCAACTCTTTGCGCAGATCAGAAATCTTCTTCTCCAGCTGCTCGACCTCCGCCTCGTGCCCTTTTTTGGCATTGTCCGTCAACACCAATTCTCGCCCCAGCCTCTCCTCCGCCCCCCTCAATCTCTGCTGCAATGCAGCATCCCCCAACTCGATTTTCGCACGCTCGAGGTCGTGTATGAGCTCTGCCTTTTCGGCCTTCTTCCACGGCCAGCTGCATTTGAGCAACCATACGGAGACGGCCGCACACAGGAGGCCTGCGCAGAAGAAAATTGTGTCGCTAGTCAAATTGACCGGGATACTGGTCCAGTCCGGCATCTTGAAATTGGAACTAGCTATAATAAGATCATACGAATTAGCATTTTGAAACAGCATTAACATCCTGGTGTAGCATATCTTGCTTGATAGGGTATGAGTAGTGAAGGGGAAGAGAAACATTGACATACTTAGGTTCCGTCGTGTAATAgctgaagaagagaagagaaaaCACCACGGGCAGAAATAAATACATCAGATCTGTAGGGCCGGCAGCCACTGCTACGTAGCTGCGGCGTTCTAGAGGAAGTGTAGCCCAGAGCTCTTACCTTCTAGGTTCGGGGATAATTCGAACACTGATATATTGGCAGGAGAGGCTACGACAACAAGCTACAACGGCAATTACTGACATCACCAACGTGGACCTAGTTGCCCGGCACATCCGTAATATTTTCAAGTGATCTCGTGGATGTCTCGGTAGTTGCCCAGCTGCTATGCTAGTATTAAAATCTACATTATAAGAATGTTTTTCCCGGATCGACTAGCGCAAACATACAGGCCTGTCGAGTAGCCTAGAAGTGAGGCAAAAGGTTGAACAGAATGAAAGTAAGAACAAACAAGGCGATGGCGAGACAGTACTTCAACACCCCAACCATCTTGCCACGAAGTGAGCTTACCACACTTGCCTGTGGCTGAGTATACGCCAAACCACCCTCAAGCATCAACATCTTCCTCTCCAAACCAGCTGTATACTCCTCATCCCCCTCCCTGCTATCTCCCACTTTCTCCACTGCCAGAACCCCACACGTATCCGGCAGCCCAAACCGCTCATCAACCTGCGCATTACTCCTCGTGACCCTCTGATCCAGCTCATACACCTCATTATCCAAGAATTCACGCACGCCATCATCCCACCTAGTCTTTGCAGCGAAGAAATTGATCAGCGTGGTGCACTTGTCGATGGCGTCGCGGGCGCCGATTATCTTGTTGAAGGAGTTGAGGTCGCGGGGGCTGAGGTCGTCGGAGTCGGAGTCGTCGTAGTGGTCGTGGCGCGAGGATTGGTTGAGATAGGTATGGAAGGTTATGAGGGGGCCGAGCTGCGCATGGGTATTTGGGAGGAAGGTGACGTAGCCTGGGGTTTGTAAGTTTAGGTGGGTAGTGAGGGGAAAGGGAAGTGAACTCACCATCCTTGTCTCGGCCGGCGAGATCGTTGGGGTTCTTGAGACGGCGTAGCGTGTGACCAACTGCGTAAGAGTCTTGGATCATGTGTAGACATACTCCCAGAGCTCGGTGGGAAATGTCTGCCTTGCGGTATTCTGGAGtgttgccgaggaggaggtcgCGCAGAGTCTGGTTGCCTGAGGTGGAAGCTTTGAAACTGCCTGGTAGCTTATCGCAGAGTAGATCGCGTTCGTTGACTTCCTTGCCAACTGCGAGCTTGTACATGACTTCTAGCCAGGTAAGGATGTTTCTCTTGGTCGTATTGGGATCTTCGTTGACGTCGCTGGCCATGCCGTGGAGTAACTGGAGATCGCCAAAGTGGCTGCGTTGCGTCATGCACGTCTTTTTTCCATGGTTAAAATCACCTAGGAAATCATCGCCGAGATCAAAGGTGCTGTTGTTGTCCCTGAGATTTTTGAAGAGCAGGCATGATGGATCATCGGGCCACACGAGGCCGCGGACGTACTCCCACTGCTTTGCGTCGAGATTGTTGTATGTGGTGCCCTTGGGGAAATGGAGGTTGGAACGAATGAAAGCTGCAATGGCGATTTCCTCGTGGACGGGCTGCCAATGGAGGAGCCCACCAATGGTGTCAAAACCGATCTTGAATTGGGCTTCGACGCTGTCTGAGTAGTCGTCGTCGCCTG
This sequence is a window from Pyrenophora tritici-repentis strain M4 chromosome 4, whole genome shotgun sequence. Protein-coding genes within it:
- a CDS encoding SPT4, Transcription elongation factor SPT4, with the protein product MARKGRATIKTPDKYITVDSDSGEESPSVVVSKQRSRRKSTRPEGENVDPVASRDGLNLSKAPGPQDGRRQPRQDARTGGQSTSLAGSLFPDNHSDADFPSIQPTHTTLSFATDSQNQPKSSSRAETSARRVRTTGPARGQGRDNTDDSDMSNKPIQGGAYIPPNQQRNMRACMVCSVVRTQQQFLTEGCPNCEDVLELAGNPEQINDCTSQVFDGLISVSDTSRSWVARYQRLEGYRPGVYATQVEGILPEDVIGLVESAGINYVPRDGSEQDTLPRD
- a CDS encoding serine-threonine-protein phosphatase PP2A catalytic subunit — protein: MGGLEEATKLKDQGNNAFRNQEWDKALEFYTKAIEAYNAEPSFYTNRAQVC
- a CDS encoding ApaH, Diadenosine tetraphosphatase and related serine-threonine protein phosphatase — protein: MVECEKVVKRDAFLKAIEVEDAPSAAEGLDLEHMMVDASYDGAKLEDKMTLEFIEDMIERFKNGKKLAKKYVYQIIIAVMDIVKKEPTMVEHDIPEGQEITVCGDTHGQFFDLMEIFRLAGKPSEKHAFLFNGDFVDRGSWSTEIALLLYAYKWLYPNSFFLNRGNHETDDMNRMYGFEGECKAKYTERVFKLFSESFSALPLATLIGKKYFVLHGGLFSDDKVTLDDVRKLNRFKQRQPGQSGLMMEMLWTDPQTNPGRGPSKRGVGLQFGPDITKRFCENNGLEAIIRSHEVRMEGYEVEHDGRCITVFSAPNYCDSTHNKGAFIKIGPEYKLKFTQFDAVAHPNIKPMAYASSGMAGMI